In one window of Balnearium lithotrophicum DNA:
- the hslO gene encoding Hsp33 family molecular chaperone HslO has product MRNLGSRKEFLKELTKDVKRDLRNYFQDRDYGIIAVTREDALRAFVVRTTNLCEIARLRHKLSPIATAVLGRALTGALLLTSLLKHGTEQRVLLRIEGDGPVGLVVAEANAKGEVRGFVQNPDVPTFTKVENGRKKFDIAKAVGKGVLTVVKDLGFGTPYESSVPIVSGEIAQDIAYYLLKSEQIPSAVGIGVLVGETGKVEAAGGFLAQPLPGASERAIDKLEKNVKSLPPVSSLIKEGKRPEDIAEMIFKGFTTELLALKELSFKCKCSKEVAGRSLFAMPKEELESLKKEGGVSIKCNFCGEEYFFSPEEIDEILKEKEKGTN; this is encoded by the coding sequence ATGAGAAATCTAGGTTCGAGAAAGGAGTTTTTAAAAGAGCTAACAAAGGATGTAAAGAGGGATTTAAGAAACTACTTCCAGGATAGGGATTACGGTATAATCGCAGTTACAAGGGAAGATGCCCTAAGGGCTTTTGTTGTAAGGACAACGAACCTGTGTGAAATAGCAAGGTTGAGGCATAAACTCTCTCCTATTGCAACTGCCGTTTTGGGAAGAGCTCTAACGGGAGCTCTCCTCCTGACCTCACTTTTAAAGCATGGGACTGAACAGAGGGTTTTACTAAGGATAGAGGGCGACGGTCCCGTAGGACTCGTTGTTGCTGAGGCCAACGCCAAGGGAGAGGTTCGGGGATTTGTTCAAAATCCGGACGTTCCCACATTTACAAAGGTTGAAAATGGAAGGAAGAAGTTTGACATAGCCAAGGCCGTTGGTAAGGGTGTTTTAACCGTTGTTAAGGATTTGGGATTTGGAACTCCATACGAGAGCTCGGTCCCTATAGTTTCAGGTGAAATAGCTCAGGACATAGCTTACTACCTATTAAAGTCTGAACAGATTCCATCTGCCGTTGGAATTGGTGTTTTGGTAGGGGAAACCGGAAAAGTTGAAGCAGCTGGGGGATTTTTGGCCCAGCCGTTACCTGGGGCTTCTGAAAGGGCAATCGATAAGTTGGAGAAGAACGTTAAAAGCTTACCACCTGTAAGCTCCCTAATTAAGGAGGGAAAGAGGCCAGAGGACATTGCAGAGATGATATTTAAGGGATTTACAACAGAACTTTTAGCTCTTAAGGAGCTCTCCTTTAAGTGTAAGTGTTCAAAGGAGGTTGCAGGTAGGAGTCTTTTTGCAATGCCGAAAGAAGAGCTTGAAAGTTTAAAGAAGGAAGGGGGCGTTTCGATAAAGTGTAACTTCTGCGGTGAGGAGTACTTCTTCTCTCCTGAGGAAATAGACGAAATTTTAAAGGAGAAGGAAAAGGGGACTAACTGA
- a CDS encoding purine-nucleoside phosphorylase, whose product MKAAERVFELTGISKFDFAVVGGSGVELGRALFEIPYSEIPKMPVPKVPGHKGVLKVYSLNGRNLLFFEGRFHYYEGRSDEEIRFIPELCHSLGVEVFIPTCASGAVSRKAASAEIGVIYDHINLLGRNPLVGLIGDFGSRVFVNGKEFYDKELVDEFLKKGLELGINVTPVVLASMLGPNYETFSEVRMLEVLGADCVSMSTVPEVITAKFLGMRVVGLTVITNDTLKREANHEEVLKLSNERSKKLELLIRETLSSFNYP is encoded by the coding sequence ATGAAGGCGGCAGAGAGAGTCTTTGAATTAACCGGGATTTCAAAGTTTGATTTTGCGGTTGTAGGTGGCTCAGGAGTTGAGCTTGGCAGAGCCCTATTTGAGATTCCCTACTCGGAAATTCCTAAAATGCCCGTTCCAAAGGTTCCCGGTCATAAAGGGGTTTTAAAGGTGTACAGTTTGAATGGAAGGAATCTTCTCTTCTTTGAGGGGAGGTTTCACTACTACGAGGGAAGGAGTGATGAGGAGATAAGGTTCATTCCGGAGCTCTGCCACAGTTTGGGAGTAGAGGTCTTCATACCAACGTGTGCCTCTGGGGCAGTTTCAAGGAAGGCAGCATCTGCTGAAATCGGAGTTATCTATGACCACATAAACCTACTTGGAAGAAATCCCCTTGTAGGACTTATAGGAGATTTTGGCAGTAGGGTCTTTGTCAACGGGAAGGAGTTTTACGATAAGGAGTTGGTTGATGAGTTCTTAAAGAAGGGACTTGAACTTGGAATAAACGTAACTCCTGTCGTTCTTGCATCTATGCTCGGTCCAAACTACGAAACCTTTTCTGAAGTAAGGATGCTCGAGGTACTCGGGGCAGACTGTGTAAGTATGTCAACAGTTCCGGAGGTTATAACAGCGAAATTTTTGGGAATGAGGGTTGTAGGATTAACCGTAATTACGAACGACACGTTGAAAAGGGAGGCCAACCACGAAGAGGTCTTAAAGTTGTCAAATGAGAGGAGTAAAAAGTTGGAGCTCCTTATAAGGGAAACTCTATCCTCTTTCAATTACCCCTAA
- a CDS encoding rod shape-determining protein MreC → MRKFALLIPVLLSSCGIGSLNPFKKEQPIYTPYTPKSESQTVKSGKSGVENVVFYMKRYFSPLKGEIVLNSYDGFIIDLGSKDGVSVGDRFISESGAVLKVKEVKKNYSIALPTLGNPLVGESVQKINFNKVAYIDFTREKGKELYQELKKEVKNLNIAPYEEGEKLKKIYHLRYPSDFKRRVPVDKLTGFDAYLIVSKEGVALYDTTKHLIKFFPWEGAPQTSISVAIGSDYTVVYDFKGHGTSLFAFSPEGQVESEIVSLKENRILLFKPTPYGVKLVKKFKNPFRGSYLFHTCPVQIKGEKLFVVDGFYQDTKSVSSGVFKFVNGKLEKVASSNLILSCFDTDGDGVNDSIFGQNVSSESDKFFGKNVYRMELENGKIKKGNKVKVPKEFQVTSAQMFKTGGKEYFAYYDLNYYFNVSDGEKVLWRSPIQIGASPNSIYWYEEDNLVSYYITPKPKPIDIDGDGNQEVLFSQNKNAVPGLLRNIYTFDGGRILLLYRSGSSFDWEEATNPIYKMGGIEEFDYLPDQDIFVAIFTKVNILTNPKSKLLFIKPKI, encoded by the coding sequence ATGAGGAAATTTGCCCTTTTAATACCCGTTCTACTGTCCTCCTGTGGAATTGGAAGTCTCAATCCCTTTAAAAAGGAACAGCCTATATACACACCTTACACTCCAAAGAGCGAAAGCCAAACAGTTAAATCGGGGAAAAGTGGAGTTGAAAATGTTGTTTTCTACATGAAGAGGTACTTCTCTCCCCTTAAGGGAGAAATTGTTCTAAACAGTTACGATGGATTTATCATAGACCTTGGAAGTAAGGATGGTGTCTCTGTAGGGGATAGGTTTATCTCTGAAAGCGGTGCAGTTTTAAAGGTAAAGGAGGTCAAGAAGAACTACTCAATTGCACTTCCTACACTGGGGAATCCTTTGGTAGGAGAGAGTGTTCAAAAGATTAACTTTAACAAAGTTGCCTACATAGACTTTACACGGGAAAAAGGAAAAGAACTTTACCAGGAACTGAAAAAGGAAGTTAAGAACCTGAACATTGCTCCTTACGAAGAAGGTGAGAAATTAAAGAAAATTTACCACCTTAGATATCCAAGCGACTTTAAGAGAAGGGTTCCGGTGGATAAGTTAACGGGCTTTGATGCCTATCTAATAGTTTCGAAGGAGGGAGTTGCTCTCTACGATACAACAAAACACTTGATTAAGTTCTTCCCCTGGGAGGGAGCTCCACAAACCTCGATTTCGGTTGCCATAGGTTCGGACTACACAGTTGTTTACGACTTTAAGGGACACGGAACGAGTTTGTTTGCCTTTAGTCCAGAAGGTCAGGTTGAATCAGAAATAGTTTCACTAAAGGAAAACAGAATTTTACTCTTCAAGCCAACACCTTACGGAGTCAAACTTGTTAAGAAGTTTAAAAATCCCTTTAGGGGCTCGTACCTGTTCCACACATGTCCCGTTCAGATTAAGGGGGAAAAGCTATTTGTAGTTGATGGATTCTATCAGGATACTAAGAGCGTATCCTCGGGAGTGTTTAAATTTGTAAACGGAAAACTTGAAAAAGTAGCATCATCAAATCTCATTCTTTCGTGCTTTGATACAGACGGTGATGGGGTTAACGATTCGATATTTGGACAGAATGTAAGCTCCGAAAGTGACAAGTTTTTCGGAAAGAACGTTTATAGAATGGAACTTGAAAACGGTAAGATTAAGAAGGGAAATAAGGTAAAAGTTCCTAAGGAATTTCAGGTGACAAGTGCCCAAATGTTTAAAACCGGGGGTAAGGAGTACTTTGCCTACTACGACCTCAATTACTACTTTAACGTATCCGACGGGGAAAAGGTTCTCTGGCGTTCCCCCATCCAGATTGGAGCTTCTCCCAACTCAATCTACTGGTACGAGGAGGACAACTTAGTCAGCTACTACATAACACCAAAGCCCAAACCGATTGATATTGACGGAGATGGGAATCAGGAGGTTCTCTTCTCACAGAACAAAAATGCGGTTCCGGGACTGCTAAGGAACATATATACATTTGACGGTGGAAGAATTCTCCTCCTGTACAGAAGCGGGAGCTCCTTTGACTGGGAGGAGGCGACAAATCCAATCTATAAAATGGGAGGAATTGAGGAGTTTGATTACCTCCCAGACCAGGATATCTTTGTAGCCATATTTACAAAGGTTAACATTTTAACGAATCCAAAATCGAAGTTACTGTTTATTAAACCTAAGATTTAG
- a CDS encoding ammonium transporter: MLAEQGLSHLIQSLNVLYLLIGAVMILGMHAGFAFLEAGTVRRKNQVNALVKIIVDASVATVAYFLIGYPIAHKVFLLKPAADYLPTQGLELVRFFFLLMFAACISAIVSGGVAERMKFKPYITAGFFLAGIVYPLFEALIWGERFSPEFQSWVKHNFGAPIHDFAGSMVVHALGGIIALPAILLLGPRMGRYVEGKSRPIPISNIPLLALGSWILIIGWFGFNVMSSQNIETISGLVAVNSLMATAGGIIGGTLFGKNDPGFIHNGALAGLVAICAGSDIVNPVGAFVIGLVAAWIFVKAFVYEQEKLKIDDVLGVVPLHGLNGLWGGIAAGIFGQKFLWGVGGVSLLSQIFGALLTTVYGLSAGYILYGTLKAIFGLRLSEEEEFQGSDLSIHHITAYPEERIKF, encoded by the coding sequence ATGTTAGCAGAACAGGGGCTCTCCCACCTTATTCAGTCCCTCAACGTTCTCTACCTGCTAATTGGTGCAGTGATGATTTTGGGTATGCACGCTGGATTTGCCTTTTTGGAGGCCGGGACCGTTAGGAGGAAAAATCAGGTTAATGCACTTGTAAAGATCATAGTTGATGCGAGTGTAGCTACAGTTGCCTACTTTTTGATAGGTTATCCGATTGCCCATAAGGTTTTTCTCCTAAAGCCTGCTGCAGATTACCTTCCAACCCAAGGACTGGAGCTTGTAAGGTTCTTCTTCCTTCTAATGTTCGCTGCCTGTATTTCTGCAATTGTTTCAGGGGGTGTTGCTGAAAGGATGAAGTTTAAACCATACATCACTGCAGGCTTTTTCCTTGCCGGTATTGTCTATCCTCTCTTTGAGGCTCTCATCTGGGGTGAGAGATTCTCTCCAGAGTTTCAAAGTTGGGTAAAGCACAATTTTGGTGCACCTATTCACGACTTTGCTGGTTCAATGGTGGTTCACGCCCTCGGAGGTATTATTGCCCTTCCTGCGATTCTCCTCTTGGGTCCCCGAATGGGAAGGTACGTTGAGGGTAAGTCAAGACCAATTCCGATTAGTAACATTCCACTTTTGGCTTTAGGTAGTTGGATTCTCATTATAGGTTGGTTTGGGTTTAACGTTATGAGCTCTCAGAACATAGAGACAATTTCTGGTTTAGTTGCCGTTAACTCGCTCATGGCGACTGCCGGAGGAATTATAGGAGGAACACTCTTTGGAAAGAACGACCCTGGGTTTATACACAACGGAGCTCTAGCAGGGCTTGTTGCTATATGTGCAGGTTCAGACATAGTTAATCCGGTTGGAGCTTTTGTGATAGGTTTAGTCGCAGCTTGGATTTTTGTGAAGGCCTTTGTATACGAACAGGAAAAGTTAAAGATTGACGATGTTTTAGGGGTTGTTCCGCTACACGGTTTAAATGGACTCTGGGGAGGAATTGCAGCTGGAATATTTGGACAGAAGTTTCTTTGGGGAGTAGGTGGAGTTTCCCTCCTTTCTCAAATTTTTGGAGCTCTACTTACAACAGTTTACGGTCTGTCTGCAGGGTACATTCTCTACGGTACTCTTAAAGCCATATTTGGACTTAGACTCTCTGAGGAGGAGGAATTCCAAGGATCAGACCTTTCAATCCACCACATTACTGCTTATCCTGAGGAACGTATTAAGTTTTAA
- a CDS encoding Fur family transcriptional regulator, producing the protein MEKVKERKRRNTKQKAIIYQVVLESKDHPTAEKVYERAKKELPSISLGTVYRVLKELSSEGKVREIIVDKQSHFEGRTDFHHHFICRECGRIEDVETPLCRYTCKKIEDKGYVVEDIEYKFYGLCKRCAQKLGREDR; encoded by the coding sequence TTGGAAAAAGTTAAAGAAAGGAAAAGAAGAAATACGAAGCAAAAGGCTATTATTTATCAGGTTGTTTTAGAATCTAAGGATCACCCGACTGCAGAGAAGGTTTACGAGAGGGCAAAGAAGGAGCTCCCGTCAATCAGTTTGGGCACAGTTTACAGGGTTCTCAAGGAACTCTCCTCAGAGGGGAAGGTTAGGGAAATAATAGTTGATAAACAGTCCCATTTTGAAGGTAGAACCGACTTTCACCACCATTTTATATGTAGGGAGTGCGGAAGGATAGAGGATGTAGAAACGCCTCTGTGTAGGTACACTTGTAAGAAGATAGAGGATAAAGGTTACGTTGTTGAGGATATAGAGTACAAGTTTTACGGTCTCTGTAAAAGATGTGCACAAAAATTGGGCAGAGAAGACAGATAG
- a CDS encoding P-II family nitrogen regulator, with translation MKKIEAIIKPFKLEEVKDALTEIGVHGLTVSEVKGFGRQKGHTELYRGAEYVVDFIPKVKIEVVVPDSMAEKVVETIVNAARTGRIGDGKVFVIPVEEAVRIRTGERGENAI, from the coding sequence ATGAAGAAAATTGAAGCAATAATAAAACCTTTCAAGTTAGAGGAAGTAAAGGACGCCCTTACAGAAATAGGAGTTCACGGACTTACCGTTTCTGAGGTTAAGGGATTTGGAAGGCAGAAAGGACATACGGAGCTCTACAGAGGTGCGGAGTACGTAGTTGATTTCATTCCGAAGGTAAAGATTGAGGTTGTTGTCCCAGATTCGATGGCGGAAAAGGTGGTTGAAACGATTGTAAACGCCGCAAGAACGGGAAGGATTGGTGACGGAAAGGTGTTTGTTATTCCCGTTGAGGAGGCAGTGAGAATTAGGACAGGAGAGAGGGGAGAAAATGCAATCTAA